The Malus domestica chromosome 10, GDT2T_hap1 nucleotide sequence TCCTTCTTCTAAGAAAAtgcaaaacaaaacccaaaatgaaAAGGGTAATGGTCAAAACAAGAAATACCATCAGTCATCATGAGCCATGTAAATTAGCAGCAGATGATTCTCTGTGCAAGATGTTGGTTCTTTTTAAAGTACAAAACGCATTGATAAAACCTCATGTctactcaattttcttcaacCTTAATCCCATTTATTGACAATGTTGATTATTTTGAGTATGGAATGGTCCTCTAGAgctttgattttggttttaagtatCAAGCTTTGGGTTTAAAACCTAAAACGAAGCAATTAACCAACCGACAACATAGGTCTAAGCTTGAATCGACGATTCCACATCCTAAAACAATAAACCATGTCAATAAATGGgatcaaagttgaagaaaattGAGACGAACTGAGGCTTTCTCAACGTGTAGACAGGACATGGAACACAAAGTCGGACTGGTTTATTGGGATTCTATGTAAATATGatcaaaattaaagaaaacaaaaacaaaaagatagcTTTTTTGCATCAAAATTATGCAACTggttgaaattgaagactaCCCAATTCGACATTCAAggtaaattcatggaaaaacgAATCGAAAACAAACATGAACTGAAAGTAAGACTGCAAGAGCAAACCTTGAGGGCCAAGATGCACTCGTTTTGGCGGAGGAGGTCGCGGAGGACAGCCATCATATCGAGCTTCAACAACCGCCGGAACTTGGAATCGAAAACTTGGCCCAAAATGCTCTGATCTTTCTGTGCCCTCTTCAACGCCTACACGGTCTGGATGGCTTCGATGCTGAGGAACCTCCCCTTCTACAACGGCCGTGGGTTGTTGCTTCTATCTCTCATTGTAATGGTGGATTTCAGTCTCTTGAGATTTGAGAGTTGCAGGGATGAAGAGTGGGACTCTGGGGAGaggattagggttttggggAGTGAGGGATTGAGTTGTGGAACAAGGTCCCATTTTGTTGGTGTTTTTGGTGGCAAAAACTAGTCTGTTTGGGTGATGATGGTGGTCGCGACGGCGGAGGTGGTGCCGTTGTATTGGTCGCGACAGCGTTGTGAGAGTCTGAGGTTGGAGCTCAACAGTGGTGATGGTGGTCGCGACGGCGGAGTTGGTGGTGCTGTTGCGTTGGTCCCGATGGCGGTGAGCACTGCGAGTCGAGGGAGAGTGAGAATCCGAGAATCCGAAAGACTGAAAGTCTGAAGGTGCTTCTGGAACTCGGAGGTGGAATTGGCTAAGGTTGAAACCGACGGTTAAGATTGGCTAGGGATGATATCTTAAATCTCGTTCATCTATTGTAACACAAACGGGCCGGTCCAGGTACTCGCGGTTCCTATACTTTTGGAACTGGCCCGAATCGAAAACTTCAATTACCCAGCCCGCCCTGCCCCGATctgtttttacaaaattaagAACCGGCCCGTACCCGCCCCGTACCCGCATTACTCGCCCCGACCCGCTGGtccaggacccgtttgcccagCCCTAATATATTTTATGTAAATAATATTTACACATTTCAATGCTTACAACATATTTAATCCCTTATTCTAACGGTTATATTTCATACCTATAATGATGCtgatgctccaaaaggtctggCAGTGCTTCCAGAAGGCTTTcaatattgtttgttttttaacTTTCGATGTCTAACAAGTATCTTATGTTTGTTTTTGCAGGAGCCGGGTGATTTTGGGTCTATGTATTGTCAATTGTCATTGATTTCAATTTGATTCCATGGTGGGTTTGAATTTACAATCAGCTCATTTTTCACTCGCTTAATTGTGCGTAATATTTTAATcacaatatttcatattttttttcttatcacCTAAATATCtcttaattgttttcattttggCTACTTCATTGTGGATCATTACTTAATGCCGTTTGGTTAGTCTGTGAGATTTGACTGTCTATACTTAATCTGTGTATTTAATGGATTATTGGGGGTCTGATGTATCTTAATAtcatgttgttgttgttgctaatTAAGGACTGAATTTCTTTATGATATGTTTGAATTTCTTGATTGAATGGACTTCAAAGTATGTTCTAATGCAATTGgaggaaataaataaaaagggtgGTGAGGTTGACTGCATAATTTGTAATTTGGGTTTAGTGACCTATAAAACTgcataattttttgaaattcatGTACAAATTAATTGATAAATATAATGCTATTGAAAATTCTTATTGTTGTGATTGTGTTGTGCTTGTTGTGTATTTGCTTAGCTTAATTATAAATTAAGGATGGTTGAAAATTAGAATTTTATTCATGCatgttttttcctttctttccaactatCAATTTGGTATCCGGGGCTTCAGTTTCATTCATATTAGAGAAGAGTATCTCATTACAAGGAACTCAATCCTTTTAATTTTCATctactttttgtttcttaatgTCTAGGTGATTTACCTGGTTTGTAACCATTAAATGACCTAACTTTATATTTACAATTATGTTTCTGATTGTTGATATTCAGGTTACTAAATTTTATCATATATGTTAGCATATTCATTTTAATAATTACCACTTGCTTTGATGCATTGAAAACGCTAATTTTGTGACAAGAAAATCATCTTATTCCCTGTTTAATAAAATTGTCTAGTCATTGGCGGAAATATTTGAAGTACAAAATTGTTCGTGTTATTTGTAATCCCGCAAAAACACGCAGGCATTACTATCTAGTATCTCACTAGAAACTAAAACAGGATACATAAAGGAAAGAAATTATACAAGATACAGATTCACACTTCACTCTAGGACTCTGACGTTCTAGCCAGCACCCTATTGATATCTCTCCCTCAATCCACACCAAGCATCTTCTGCACGCCAAGAACAAGCTCATACACCTTCTTTTTGTCAGCAAGAGATTTCGAAACACTCTCTCTCTGCATGCACCTCTTGGCCCATGCAATGAGCTTGGGACACTCGGCTTCGATGCTGAAGTTTCCACAGGTCTCATATGCATGGAACCAGCAGTAGAACGTGATGAGAGCAATGTCCAAGAACCCAAATTTCTCACCCTCAAAATATGGCTTGtgttaaaatgcatgaaataaacatgttggaatAATGGTGAAATTAGGCTAGTCAACTTTCTTGTtcaaagttaggcaagttaggttaGTCAAGCAAGATAGGTAAGTTAGGCAAAATTAGGCTTATGATCTTTttcttccctatatatatgtttcatcttgtaattgtttCATCAAGCAAATATACATCAaaattcaatatggtatcagagctgtGATCTGGgaaaaaccacaaaacacatcTCTAAAGCAACCACGAGGTCAACCATTCTAGGCATGGCCTCTCATTCAAAATGGGAAAATCCCAACCACCCGCTCTATCTCCACCACTCGGATCAACCTGGTGCAATCCTCGTACCACAACCATTGGTGGAAGACAACTACAACACATGGGTTCAATCCATGAGTATGGCCTTAACGGTCAAGAACAAacttggttttgttgatggaACGATCAACAAACCAAGTGAGGATAATTTTGAGGAGCTGCAGCAATGGAATCGCTGCAACAACTTGGTCAAGACATGGCTACTAGGCTCCATGTCAAAGGAGATTTCAGGGAGTGTCATCAACTACAAGGATGCTCGACAAATGTGGACCGATCTGCAGGAGAGGTTCTCACATGTGAATATAGTTCAGCTGTTCCATGTTGAGAACGAGATCCATGATTGCGTCCAAAGCAATATGAGTGTAAGTTCTTACTTCACTAAACTTAAAAGTTTATGGGATGAACGTGATACTTTGTGTTCCATTCCAGCATGCAGTTGTGGAACAAAGAATGAGATGAACTCATATGTTGAAACTCAGAAAACCATGAAGTTCCTTATGGGACTGAACGAATCGTATGCTACGGTTCGAAGCAATACTCTTCTTCTCGAACCACTGCTTACGATGAACAAGGCATATGCGTTGGTCATTCGACATGAACGCCAGGCAGAGGTTTCCAATGGGAAAAGCACACAACTAGAAACTGCTGTCTTTGCAGTGAAGAATCTGTCGCGAGAACCTACACCTGAAGACAAGGAGATGCGATGTCACATCACCAAAAATTGTCGTGCACATCTCAAGTGCACTTTTTACGGATGGAAAGGCCACACCTTCGATTTCTGTCGAAAACGGAAAGCAGCCACAGAGACCGAATCCAATCGTCTCTTTTCTTCAAAGGGGAATCAAGTTTCACAAAGTAACAAGCAAGAGACAGTGCCTAATTTCCCGTTCTCTCAGGAAGACTGCAAGCAAATCCTTCAGATGTTGAACAAGAACAACTCATCATTTGCCAATCAAGTCAATAATCTTCCTAGTCATGAAGAACTTTCAGGTAAAGCCTTCTCTTTTTCATGTAAAGGAACCAAAAGTATTTGGATCCTGGACAGTGGTGCCACGGATCACATAGTTTGCAGTCCTAGTCTCTTTACACACTCACGAGCTGTTGAAAATCATACAGTTGAACTGCCAAATGGTTCCGTTGCCAAAGTCACTCACATTGGACAAGTTGTTTTCTCTCATAATCTTATCCTTGAAAATGTCCTATGTGTGCCGTTCTTTAGGTTGAATTTAATATCTATCAGTAAACTAGCCTATGATTCCTTATATGTCACCATTTTCTTCACCCAATTTTGTGTCATTCAGGACCTTCGCTCGGGGAAGATGATTGGGACAGGAACTGAAAGGGATGGACTTTACTACCTCGACCCATCAAAGAAAGGAACATGCAACAATATTCAAACCGTCTCACCAAAGCTTTGGCACCAACGCCTAGGACACCCATCTCATAAAGTCACTTCGTTATTACCTTTATTTAACAATAAGGCTTGTGATTtggaaaaatgtttaatttgcCCATTGGCCAAACAAACAAGATCACCCTTTCCTTTGAGCTCTATTTCTACCAAatcatgttttgaattattgcATATTGATATTTGGGGTGGTTATCAAGTTGCTTCTATTTCAGGTGCCAAGTATTTCCTTACCATCGTAGATGACTACACTAGAAGCACTTGGGTTTATTTGATGAAACATAAATCTGACACAAAAGACATTTTAGTCGGATTCATTCAAATGATTGAGACTCAATTCAATACCAGAGTTCAAATCATACGAAGTGACAATGGCCTTGAGTTTAAGCTTGAGCAATTTTATGCTCTCAAAGGCATCATACATCAATCTAGTTGTGTcaacacaccacaacaaaatggtgttgccgaaCGTAAACACCGGCATTTGCTCAACGTTGCTCGGGCTTTGCTCTTTCAAGCTTGTTTGCCAAAACGTTTTTGGGGGGATGCAATCTTAACCTCAGCCTACCTCATCAATAGAACACCCACTCCACTTCTCCAAGGTAAAACACCTTACGAAAAACTGTTTCACAAAGCACCTAACTATTCCCATTTAAAGGTTTTCGGTAGTTTATGTTTTTCTTCTACACACGCCCAAAGGCCCTCTAAATTCGACCCCTGTGCAATCCAATGCATTTTTCTTGGGTATCCTTATGGTCAAAAGGGTtataaattgtttgatataaaaCACAATAAGACTTTTGTTTCTAGGGATGTTGTTTTTTTTGAAGATCATTTTCCATTCCAAAATCATACCACTTCCGCTGCCCCGTCTCCATCAAACATTACACCCTCACCCATCACGTTTGACTTGACCTCTCCC carries:
- the LOC139188986 gene encoding uncharacterized protein: MASHSKWENPNHPLYLHHSDQPGAILVPQPLVEDNYNTWVQSMSMALTVKNKLGFVDGTINKPSEDNFEELQQWNRCNNLVKTWLLGSMSKEISGSVINYKDARQMWTDLQERFSHVNIVQLFHVENEIHDCVQSNMSVSSYFTKLKSLWDERDTLCSIPACSCGTKNEMNSYVETQKTMKFLMGLNESYATVRSNTLLLEPLLTMNKAYALVIRHERQAEVSNGKSTQLETAVFAVKNLSREPTPEDKEMRCHITKNCRAHLKCTFYGWKGHTFDFCRKRKAATETESNRLFSSKGNQVSQSNKQETVPNFPFSQEDCKQILQMLNKNNSSFANQVNNLPSHEELSGPSLGEDDWDRN